Proteins co-encoded in one Erinaceus europaeus chromosome X, mEriEur2.1, whole genome shotgun sequence genomic window:
- the LOC132535877 gene encoding putative MAGE domain-containing protein MAGEA13P: protein MSEEEYVLETPSAPQNSPEVYHIYTLIQAIPCSHPGESSSSQEGEGSASQAEAQPQEFLIGDQLDKKVAELVKFLSFKYRIKEPITKAEMLTNVIKEQEAHFPIIFNKVCECMEVVFGLEVKEVDASSHSYELHKILDLTYDGMLNDNSLPKTGLLILILGVIFMEGNVASEEKVWEVLSMIGVCAGRRDFIYGEPRKLITKDLVQERYLEYRQVADSDPPSYEFLWGPRAFAETTKMKVLQFFSKVSGTVPTSFPSRYEEALRDEMERAQARIAALHGSRAPGEEDSSSVESGSESGGSKSCPE from the coding sequence ATGTCAGAGGAAGAGTATGTCTTGGAGACGCCCAGTGCCCCCCAGAACTCCCCAGAAGTCTACCACATTTACACTCTGATCCAGGCCATCCCGTGCAGCCACCCTGGTGAGAGTTCCAGCAGCCAGGAGGGCGAGGGCAGCGCCTCCCAGGCCGAAGCACAGCCACAAGAGTTTCTGATCGGTGACCAGCTGGACAAGAAGGTGGCAGAGTTGGTGAAGTTCCTGAGCTTCAAGTACAGAATCAAGGAGCCTATCACCAAGGCAGAAATGCTGACGAATGTCATCAAAGAGCAAGAGGCCCACTTCCCCATCATCTTCAACAAAGTGTGTGAGTGCATGGAGGTGGTCTTTGGCTTAGAAGTGAAGGAGGTGGATGCCAGCAGCCACTCGTATGAGCTCCACAAAATCCTGGATCTCACCTACGACGGCATGCTGAATGATAACAGCTTGCCCAAGACGGgcctcctcatcctcatcctggGTGTGATCTTCATGGAGGGCAACGTTGCCTCTGAGGAGAAGGTGTGGGAGGTGCTCAGTATGATCGGGGTGTGTGCAGGCAGGAGAGATTTCATCTATGGAGAGCCCAGGAAGCTCATCACCAAAGATCTGGTGCAGGAGAGGTACCTGGAGTACCGGCAGGTGGCGGACAGCGATCCTCCCAGCTATGAGTTCCTGTGGGGTCCCCGGGCCTTTGCTGAAACCACCAAGATGAAGGTCCTCCAGTTCTTCTCCAAGGTTAGTGGCACTGTGCCCACTTCCTTCCCATCCCGCTATGAGGAAGCTCTGAGAGATGAGATGGAGAGAGCCCAGGCCAGAATTGCTGCCTTGCATGGCTCACGGGCCCCAGGTGAGGAAGATTCCAGCAGCGTCGAGTCTGGCAGCGAGTCTGGTGGCTCCAAGTCCTGCCCGGAGTGA